From a single Rutidosis leptorrhynchoides isolate AG116_Rl617_1_P2 chromosome 5, CSIRO_AGI_Rlap_v1, whole genome shotgun sequence genomic region:
- the LOC139848062 gene encoding 26S proteasome non-ATPase regulatory subunit 8 homolog A-like yields the protein MDPKLTEVSQLFERFKAALVRNDFDTCSRLLSQLKVKLIEFTSLPPLFAESPNAFQELTIARDIYEHAVILSVKMEDQDEFERNFSQLKPYYTDGSGLLPQSPQEYPITGLNLLRLLVQNRIAEFHTELELLSSSALENPCIKHAVELEQSFMEGAYNRVLSARQTVPHETYVYFMDLLARTVRDEIAGCSEKAYDSLTVKDAREILLLSSDQELFEYIKEEHPDWEVKNGLVVFQKAKDSAPCKEIPSLQLINQTLSYARELERIV from the exons ATGGATCCAAAATTAACAGAGGTATCACAGCTATTCGAAAGATTCAAGGCAGCGTTAGTGCGTAATGATTTCGATACTTGTTCCAGACTTCTTTCTCAACTTAAG GTCAAGCTGATCGAGTTTACAAGTCTTCCTCCATTGTTTGCAGAGAGTCCAAATGCGTTTCAAGAGTTAACAATAGCTC GGGACATTTATGAGCATGCTGTTATACTTAGTGTAAAGATGGAAGATCAAGATGAATTTGAAAGAAATTTCTCTCAGCTGAAGCCTTACTATACAGATGGCAG tgGTCTGCTCCCGCAATCCCCTCAAGAGTACCCAATTACGGGTCTTAATCTTTTAAGACTCCTTGTACAAAACAGAATTGCAGAGTTTCATACTGAATTAGAGTTGCTTTCATCAAGTGCTCTTGAAAATCCTTGTATTAAGCATGCGGTGGAGCTTGAACAATCGTTTATGGAAGGGGCTTACAACCGAGTGTTGAGTGCTAGGCAGACTGTACCTCATGAAACTTACGTTTATTTCATGGATCTATTGGCAAGAACTGTCAG AGACGAGATTGCAGGATGCAGTGAGAAGGCATATGACTCTCTTACGGTTAAAGATGCACGAGAAATTTTATTGCTCTCTTCAGACCAAGAACTTTTTGAATACATCAAAGAG GAGCATCCGGATTGGGAGGTAAAGAACGGATTGGTTGTATTCCAGAAGGCAAAGGATTCTGCACCGTGCAAGGAGATCCCGTCTCTTCAGCTCATTAACCAGACTCTGAGCTACGCGCGGGAATTAGAGCGCATTGTTTAA